One bacterium DNA segment encodes these proteins:
- a CDS encoding 2-isopropylmalate synthase: MPQDKLIIFDTTLRDGEQAPGIALTPDEKLTIARQLARLQVDVIEAGFAAASDGDFYGVSQIAKLVKGPVIASLARCTPDDIDRAYDAVRHAERHRIHVFQSTSPIHMERMLRKTPAEVMQSIIESVRRARRYTDDVEFSPQDATRSDPDFMIATCQAAVREGATTINIPDTVGFATPQDYVGLLSRVYDEVLGGRDDVIVSTHCHNDLGLAVANSLTAIHAGARQIEGAINGIGERAGNTSTEEVIMAVTTRQDHFGVEVGANTAEIVPTSRLVSRLTGYPIQFNKAVVGRNAFAHESGIHQHGVLRDRETYEIMDPESVGATSQIVLGKHSGRAGFADALAKLGIVLEDDQFNEAFVAFKEMADRKVEINEQELRAIIRHGSRRVPDAIRMVSMRVRGGTDVEPTATVVVTRGEGSETEEFTGTGGGMVDATFAALKRASGLDPHLLDYRVVPVTSGADAMAEVNVVIQIDGMSRSGRAISTDVVEGSGHAFVEALNRVLNAGAGTPA; encoded by the coding sequence ATGCCACAGGACAAACTGATCATCTTCGACACCACCCTCCGAGACGGGGAGCAGGCGCCGGGAATCGCCCTGACCCCTGACGAGAAGCTCACGATCGCCCGGCAGCTGGCCAGGCTGCAGGTGGACGTCATCGAGGCCGGCTTCGCGGCCGCATCCGACGGCGACTTCTACGGCGTTTCCCAGATCGCGAAGCTGGTCAAGGGCCCGGTGATCGCCTCGCTGGCCCGGTGCACGCCGGACGACATCGACCGCGCCTACGACGCGGTACGTCACGCGGAGCGCCACCGGATCCACGTCTTCCAGAGCACCTCCCCCATCCACATGGAGCGGATGCTCCGCAAGACCCCAGCCGAGGTGATGCAGTCGATCATCGAGTCGGTCCGCCGCGCCCGGCGCTACACGGACGATGTAGAGTTCTCTCCCCAGGACGCCACCCGCTCGGACCCGGACTTCATGATCGCCACCTGCCAGGCGGCGGTCCGGGAGGGCGCCACCACCATCAACATCCCGGATACGGTGGGCTTCGCCACCCCCCAGGACTACGTCGGGTTGCTGAGCCGGGTGTACGACGAGGTGCTCGGAGGCAGGGACGACGTGATCGTGTCGACCCATTGCCACAACGACCTGGGGCTGGCCGTGGCCAACTCGCTGACCGCCATCCATGCGGGGGCCCGCCAGATCGAGGGCGCCATCAACGGTATCGGCGAACGGGCCGGGAACACCTCCACCGAGGAGGTGATCATGGCCGTCACCACCCGCCAGGACCACTTCGGGGTGGAGGTCGGGGCCAACACGGCCGAGATCGTGCCCACCAGCCGGCTGGTCTCCCGACTCACCGGGTATCCCATCCAGTTCAACAAGGCGGTCGTGGGGCGCAATGCCTTCGCCCACGAGTCCGGCATCCACCAGCACGGGGTGCTCCGCGACCGGGAAACCTACGAGATCATGGATCCGGAGTCGGTGGGAGCGACCAGCCAGATCGTGCTGGGCAAGCACTCCGGACGGGCCGGATTCGCCGACGCGCTGGCCAAACTCGGCATCGTGCTGGAGGACGACCAGTTCAACGAGGCCTTCGTCGCCTTCAAGGAGATGGCTGACCGGAAGGTGGAGATAAACGAGCAGGAGCTGCGGGCCATCATCCGCCACGGAAGCCGCCGCGTACCGGACGCCATACGCATGGTGTCGATGCGGGTGCGAGGGGGGACGGACGTGGAGCCCACCGCCACCGTGGTGGTGACGCGGGGCGAGGGGTCCGAGACCGAGGAGTTCACCGGCACCGGGGGTGGGATGGTGGACGCCACCTTCGCCGCCCTCAAGAGGGCGTCCGGCCTGGACCCCCACCTTCTCGACTACCGGGTGGTGCCGGTCACGTCCGGCGCCGACGCCATGGCCGAAGTGAACGTAGTGATCCAGATCGACGGCATGTCCCGGAGCGGGCGGGCCATCTCTACAGATGTGGTTGAAGGTTCGGGCCATGCCTTCGTGGAAGCCCTGAACCGGGTGCTGAATGCGGGCGCCGGGACTCCGGCATAG
- a CDS encoding NAD(P) transhydrogenase subunit alpha, which yields MNIGAPRQPSPETRVGITPEIAERYLEDGHRVQVEHGAGEVAGLPDEAFREAGCEMVGSAWEADAVVTVGPPGDAELSRMIPGAWLLGLLRPLDEPHAMRALAGAKVTAIAFETLPRTTRAQSMDALSSQATLAGYEMVLEAASRLPRIFPMMVTAAGTIRPATVVVLGCGVAGLQAIATARRLGAVVRGYDVRASAGEQVRSLGASFIDLDVTQQDSSASGGYARPLSEGDGSRLLEGLEPHLATADVVITAAAIPGRPAPTLVSAEAVAGMRPGSVIVDGAAERGGNCVLTVPDEVVRVGGVTVVGPTGLEARPAADASRTFARNAYELFSYLDDPATAGADDEIRAGVTITRGGDVVHPDVLARLEATP from the coding sequence ATGAACATCGGAGCCCCGCGGCAGCCAAGCCCCGAAACCCGCGTCGGGATCACCCCCGAGATCGCCGAGCGATACCTGGAGGACGGCCATCGGGTCCAGGTGGAGCACGGCGCCGGTGAGGTCGCCGGCCTGCCCGACGAAGCCTTCCGGGAAGCGGGATGCGAGATGGTCGGCTCGGCGTGGGAAGCCGACGCGGTAGTGACGGTCGGGCCTCCCGGTGATGCCGAGCTATCCCGGATGATTCCGGGCGCGTGGCTCCTGGGCCTCCTGCGCCCGCTCGACGAGCCGCACGCCATGCGAGCCCTCGCCGGGGCGAAGGTGACAGCCATCGCCTTCGAGACCCTTCCCAGGACCACCCGGGCCCAGTCGATGGATGCCCTGTCGTCCCAGGCCACGCTGGCCGGGTACGAGATGGTGCTGGAAGCCGCTTCCCGTCTCCCCCGCATCTTCCCCATGATGGTGACCGCGGCGGGAACGATCCGCCCGGCGACGGTGGTGGTGCTCGGATGCGGTGTGGCCGGCCTGCAAGCCATCGCCACCGCTCGACGCCTCGGAGCGGTGGTCAGGGGATACGATGTCCGGGCGAGCGCCGGGGAACAGGTCCGGAGCCTGGGCGCCTCCTTCATCGACTTGGACGTGACCCAGCAGGACTCCTCCGCTTCCGGCGGGTACGCCCGCCCGCTCTCCGAAGGCGACGGCAGCCGCCTCCTGGAGGGCCTGGAGCCTCACCTGGCGACCGCCGACGTGGTGATTACGGCGGCCGCCATCCCGGGTAGGCCCGCCCCCACCCTGGTCAGCGCGGAGGCCGTCGCCGGCATGCGGCCCGGGTCGGTGATCGTCGACGGCGCCGCCGAACGGGGAGGGAACTGCGTGCTGACCGTACCGGACGAAGTGGTGCGGGTGGGAGGCGTCACGGTGGTGGGGCCCACCGGCCTCGAGGCGCGACCTGCCGCCGATGCCTCGAGGACCTTCGCCCGCAACGCCTACGAGCTCTTCAGCTATCTCGACGACCCAGCGACCGCCGGCGCCGACGACGAGATCCGGGCAGGAGTGACGATCACCCGGGGCGGCGACGTGGTCCACCCCGACGTTCTGGCCCGGCTCGAGGCGACGCCATGA
- a CDS encoding NAD(P)(+) transhydrogenase (Re/Si-specific) subunit beta, producing MSDAASTLLYLAAATLFILGLKRLSSPLTARSGNLMGAVGMLIAIVVTLLRSGIVDYTLIVAGFLVGGTAGTILARRVAMTGIPQLVAAFNGFGGAASGMVAAAEFLANGSSTAETAVTVTLSCALGIATFTGSFVAFGKLQGLIPGRPLLFRGQMVFDSALAVSVVGSGVWMAASGNRGALWLLIALAALLGVTRTLPIGGADMPVIVAFLNSMSGLAAASTGFVIGSEALIISGALVGASGLVLTAIMSRAMNRSLANVLFAAFGGDDALPPEGIGSGPVRRATVDDAAVTLAYARSVIVVPGYGLAVSQAQYSARDLTDRLAARGVEVRYAIHPVAGRMPGHMNVLLAEADVSYEQLLDLDQINDDFPRTDVALVVGANDVVNPAARDDPSSPIYGMPILDVDRAGAVIVVKRSLSPGFAGIDNPLFYRETTLMMFSDAKAALEDLARVVPTV from the coding sequence TTGAGCGACGCCGCCTCCACCCTCCTCTACCTGGCCGCCGCCACTCTGTTCATTCTCGGGCTCAAACGGCTGAGCTCCCCGCTGACCGCCCGCTCGGGCAACCTGATGGGTGCGGTCGGGATGCTGATCGCGATTGTGGTGACGCTGCTCCGGTCGGGCATCGTCGACTACACGCTGATAGTGGCCGGCTTCCTCGTCGGCGGTACCGCGGGCACGATCCTGGCCCGCCGGGTGGCGATGACCGGAATCCCGCAGCTGGTGGCGGCCTTCAACGGCTTCGGCGGCGCCGCCTCGGGCATGGTGGCGGCAGCCGAGTTCCTGGCGAACGGATCGTCTACGGCGGAGACCGCGGTCACGGTCACCCTCTCCTGCGCCCTGGGCATCGCCACCTTCACCGGCAGCTTCGTGGCGTTCGGGAAGCTCCAGGGCCTGATCCCGGGCCGGCCCCTGCTGTTCAGGGGGCAGATGGTCTTTGACTCGGCGCTGGCCGTCTCGGTGGTGGGTTCGGGCGTCTGGATGGCGGCCTCGGGCAATCGCGGCGCCCTGTGGCTGTTGATCGCCCTGGCCGCCCTGCTGGGTGTGACCCGCACCCTCCCGATCGGCGGCGCCGACATGCCGGTGATCGTCGCATTCCTCAACTCCATGTCGGGTCTCGCCGCGGCTTCCACCGGCTTCGTGATCGGCTCCGAAGCCCTCATAATCTCGGGAGCGCTCGTGGGCGCGTCAGGCCTGGTCCTGACCGCCATCATGTCGAGGGCCATGAACCGTTCCCTGGCCAACGTCCTGTTCGCGGCGTTCGGGGGAGACGATGCCTTGCCGCCCGAAGGGATAGGGAGTGGCCCGGTTCGCCGGGCGACCGTGGACGATGCCGCCGTGACGCTCGCCTATGCCCGCTCCGTGATCGTGGTCCCCGGCTACGGCCTCGCCGTCTCCCAGGCGCAGTACAGCGCCCGGGACCTGACCGACCGGCTGGCCGCACGGGGCGTGGAGGTGCGCTACGCCATCCACCCCGTCGCCGGACGGATGCCCGGGCACATGAACGTCCTGCTGGCAGAGGCGGACGTCTCCTACGAGCAACTGCTCGACCTCGACCAGATCAACGATGACTTCCCCCGCACGGATGTCGCTCTCGTGGTGGGCGCCAACGACGTGGTGAACCCCGCGGCGCGGGACGACCCCTCATCGCCGATATACGGGATGCCGATCCTCGACGTGGACCGGGCCGGCGCCGTCATAGTCGTCAAGCGCAGCCTCTCCCCCGGTTTCGCTGGCATCGACAACCCGCTCTTCTACCGCGAAACCACCCTGATGATGTTCTCCGACGCCAAGGCCGCTCTCGAAGATCTGGCCAGGGTGGTCCCTACGGTCTGA
- a CDS encoding NAD(P) transhydrogenase subunit alpha gives MTLAVGITVFVLAAFVGFEVITKVPPQLHTPLMSGSNAISGITLVGALLVAGRGDVLSAILGFLAVTFATINVVGGFLVTDRMLEMFGTRRRVSRRRGS, from the coding sequence ATGACTCTCGCCGTCGGGATCACCGTGTTCGTCCTCGCCGCTTTCGTCGGCTTCGAGGTCATCACCAAGGTTCCTCCCCAGCTGCACACCCCGCTCATGTCCGGATCCAACGCCATCTCCGGGATCACCCTGGTCGGGGCCCTCCTGGTGGCCGGGCGGGGAGATGTCCTGTCCGCCATCCTCGGGTTCCTGGCCGTGACCTTCGCCACGATCAACGTGGTCGGCGGGTTCCTGGTGACCGACAGGATGCTGGAGATGTTCGGCACGCGCAGGCGCGTGTCCCGGAGGCGCGGGAGTTGA
- a CDS encoding 3-isopropylmalate dehydrogenase — translation MSERRHRLAVIAGDGIGPEVIVQALKAMEAAGDRCGFAVETERYDLGGNRYLATGDVLPDSVEQELAGFDAILIGAVGTPDVPPGILERGLLLRLRFNFELYVNLRPIKLLPGVATPIAGLTPDRCDMLVLRENTEGPYVGSGGVLREGTPAEVAVEESLNTRFGVERIVRYAFEQAMRRRQHLTLGHKTNVLTYAGGLWYRTVCEIAERYPDVAVEYAHVDAMCLHMVTQPERFDVIVTDNLFGDIITDLGAALQGGMGLAASGNINPEGDYPSLFEPVHGSAPDIVGRGWANPVAAVLSAAMCLSHLGEHRAASIVEEAVGAALPTMRSMGGPDMGASTDQLGDRIAAAVAEA, via the coding sequence ATGAGCGAACGACGGCACCGGCTGGCGGTCATCGCCGGAGATGGAATCGGACCTGAGGTTATCGTTCAGGCCCTCAAGGCCATGGAGGCAGCCGGCGACCGGTGCGGGTTCGCCGTAGAGACCGAGCGCTACGACCTGGGAGGGAACCGGTATCTCGCCACCGGCGACGTCCTGCCCGACTCGGTGGAACAGGAGCTCGCCGGCTTCGACGCGATCCTGATAGGAGCGGTCGGCACGCCTGACGTCCCGCCCGGAATCCTGGAACGAGGGCTGCTCCTCAGGTTGAGATTCAACTTCGAGCTCTACGTGAACCTCAGGCCCATCAAGCTGCTGCCCGGAGTAGCCACCCCGATCGCGGGCCTTACACCCGACCGTTGCGACATGCTCGTCCTCCGGGAGAACACGGAGGGGCCGTATGTGGGATCGGGCGGCGTACTCCGCGAGGGCACTCCCGCCGAGGTAGCCGTCGAGGAGTCGCTCAACACCCGCTTCGGCGTGGAGCGGATCGTCCGGTACGCGTTCGAGCAGGCCATGCGACGGCGGCAGCACCTGACCCTGGGACACAAGACCAACGTCCTCACCTACGCGGGCGGCCTCTGGTACCGGACCGTCTGTGAGATCGCCGAGCGCTACCCCGACGTGGCGGTGGAATACGCCCACGTGGACGCCATGTGCCTGCACATGGTCACCCAGCCCGAGCGCTTCGACGTGATCGTCACCGACAACCTGTTCGGCGACATCATCACCGACCTCGGCGCGGCCTTGCAGGGCGGCATGGGCCTCGCCGCGAGCGGCAACATCAATCCCGAGGGCGACTACCCGTCCCTCTTCGAGCCCGTTCACGGTTCGGCGCCCGACATCGTAGGACGAGGATGGGCCAACCCGGTGGCCGCGGTGCTGTCGGCCGCCATGTGCCTCTCCCACCTGGGCGAGCACCGGGCGGCGTCGATCGTGGAGGAGGCGGTCGGAGCGGCGCTACCCACCATGAGATCGATGGGAGGACCCGACATGGGCGCCTCCACCGACCAGTTGGGTGACCGGATAGCCGCTGCAGTGGCGGAAGCCTGA